Genomic window (Arthrobacter sp. StoSoilA2):
GCTGCTTCCCGGTACTTATCGCCTGGGCCGCGGTCACCAACACCGTTGAATGGCCTGCCATTGTGCTGTTCATGGTCATTTTCCTCTGGACGCCGCCGCACTACTGGCCGCTGTCCATGCGCTACGGCGAGGATTACCGCAACGCCAAGGTGCCCATGCTCGGCGCGATCGCCGGCGCCAAGGTTGTATCCGTGCAGGTGGTCTTGTACGCCTGGGCCATGGTTGCCTGCTCCCTGCTCATGATTCCCGTTGGCGGCGCCGGCTGGGTCTATACAGTTGCCGCTGTCGCTGCTGGCGCCTGGTTCCTGTACGAAAGCCACGCCCTCTACAAGCGCGCACAGGGCGGCGACGTCTCCAACAAGGGCGCCATGAAGGTCTTCCACGGCTCCATCAGCTACCTGACGCTGCTCTTCATCGCGCTGGCCGTGGACCCGTTCATCGGATCACCAATCATCGGCGGCTAACCTCCGCGACCGCTTCAACAAAGAAGGCACGACGCCGGAACCCACCCGAGTTCCGGCGTGGTGCCTTCTCGCTTCCCCAGCGATGTTCTCTCACATCCTGCCCGTTTTCGGCGGACGCTCTCTCACATCCTGCCCGTTTTCAGCGGATGTTCTCTCACATCCTGCCCGTTTTCGGCCGGATCCTCTCGCACATCCGGCCCGGTTTTGGCCGGATGCTCTCGCACATCCTGCCCGTTTTTGGCCGGATCCTCTCGCACATCCTGCCGGTTCAAAGCGGATCTTCTCTCACATCCCACTGGTCCAAAGCGGATGTTTTCATAGGGCACCTATGCATGCACGTCATCTGCACTCGGACGTGGCGGTGCTGTAGATAGCGAACAGCCATAACACGATCTGAGAGAACATTGGGCCCCGCACCCACACGATCTGAGAGAGCATCCGGCCCCATGGCCGCAGGATGTGAGCGAGCACCCGGCCCAGGGCCGCACGATCTGATAGAGCACCCGGCCCAGGGCCGCACGATCTGATAGAGCACCCGGCCCAGGGGCGCAGGATGTGAGCGAGCGTGTTTGGGGTGCTACTTGGAGGGGCTGTACTTGGCGATATCAGCCGCGTTGGTCGATGCACTCATCAGCAGGGCTGCCCCCAGCATGTGTGCGCCCACGAGAAGGGCGGGAATTCCGTTGTAGTACTGGGTGAACCCGATGACGGCTTGGAGCAACGTCACGGCGAGCAGCAGGAAAGAAGCGGTTCGGAACGGGCCGCCGATCCTATGCCGCACCACAAGGTACACAGCCAATAGTGTCCCGGCCGTAATCAGGTAAGCGGGCACAGCGTGAATGTGTGAGAAAAGGTCCCAGTCCAGATCATTGCGTGGCGCATCTGCATCCCCTGCATGCGGACCGGCGCCTGTGACTACCACGCCAAGCATGACCGCTATTGCAGAGAAGACGGCGACAGCCAGCATAACGGGGCGGGCAACCACAGGCAGGGCAGGCAATACCTGCTTCATGAATCGGCCGGTGCGGCCGAAGGCGCGGTTCACGAGCAGGGTCGCGAAGACAACCAAGGCCATGGATACCAGGAAGTGCAGGCCCACGACCCAGGGGTTGAGGTTGGACAGGACGGTGATTCCGCCGATGATGGCCTGGGCAGGGATGCTCGCCAGGAGGCCAAGAGCGAGCATGAAGAGGTCCCGACGTTCCTTGCGGAGATTCCACAAGTAGACCAGCATGAGTGCTGCAACCGCCGCCAGCGCGAACGTGAGCATACGGTTGCCGAA
Coding sequences:
- a CDS encoding COX15/CtaA family protein — its product is MSTASRLPKSVQRFTTKLPTQVNRTIRRLSVLSLIGQTVLVVTGGAVRLTASGLGCPTWPRCTNESLVNTPEMGIHGFIEFGNRMLTFALAAVAALMLVYLWNLRKERRDLFMLALGLLASIPAQAIIGGITVLSNLNPWVVGLHFLVSMALVVFATLLVNRAFGRTGRFMKQVLPALPVVARPVMLAVAVFSAIAVMLGVVVTGAGPHAGDADAPRNDLDWDLFSHIHAVPAYLITAGTLLAVYLVVRHRIGGPFRTASFLLLAVTLLQAVIGFTQYYNGIPALLVGAHMLGAALLMSASTNAADIAKYSPSK